The following are encoded together in the Streptomyces tsukubensis genome:
- the miaB gene encoding tRNA (N6-isopentenyl adenosine(37)-C2)-methylthiotransferase MiaB, which translates to MSAKTYEVRTYGCQMNVHDSERLSGLLEGAGYVRAPESAAEGDADVVVFNTCAVRENADNRLYGNLGRLAPMKTKRPGMQIAVGGCLAQKDRDTIVKRAPWVDVVFGTHNIGKLPVLLERARVQEEAQVEIAESLEAFPSTLPTRRESAYAAWVSISVGCNNTCTFCIVPALRGKEKDRRPGDILAEVEALVAEGVSEITLLGQNVNAYGSDIGDREAFSKLLRACGAVPGLERVRFTSPHPRDFTDDVIAAMAETPNVMPQLHMPLQSGSDTVLKAMRRSYRQERYLGIIDKVRAAIPDAAITTDIIVGFPGETEEDFEETMHVVREARFAQAFTFQYSKRPGTPAADMDGQIPKRVVQARYERLVALQDEISWDENKKQVGRVLDVMVAEGEGRKDGATHRLSGRAPDNRLVHFTKPDEPVRPGDVVTVEITYAAPHHLLAEGPAGAVRRTGAGDAWEKRNALPAPTPGVMLGLPTVGAPAPLPAVSGGCGCD; encoded by the coding sequence ATGAGCGCCAAGACTTACGAGGTACGCACCTACGGGTGCCAGATGAACGTCCACGACTCCGAACGGCTCTCGGGCCTCCTGGAGGGCGCGGGTTACGTGCGCGCGCCCGAGAGCGCCGCCGAGGGGGACGCCGATGTCGTCGTCTTCAACACGTGCGCCGTACGGGAGAACGCCGACAACCGCCTGTACGGCAATCTCGGCAGGCTCGCCCCGATGAAGACGAAGCGTCCCGGGATGCAGATCGCCGTCGGCGGCTGCCTCGCGCAGAAGGACCGCGACACCATCGTGAAGCGGGCCCCCTGGGTGGACGTCGTGTTCGGGACGCACAACATCGGCAAACTCCCCGTCCTGCTGGAACGCGCCAGGGTCCAGGAAGAGGCCCAGGTCGAGATCGCCGAGTCGCTTGAGGCCTTCCCCTCGACGCTGCCCACGCGCCGTGAGTCCGCCTACGCGGCGTGGGTCTCCATCTCGGTCGGCTGCAACAACACCTGCACGTTCTGCATCGTTCCCGCGCTGCGCGGCAAGGAGAAGGACCGCAGGCCCGGTGACATCCTCGCCGAGGTCGAGGCCCTGGTCGCCGAGGGCGTCAGCGAGATCACCCTGCTCGGCCAGAACGTCAACGCCTACGGCAGCGACATCGGGGACCGGGAGGCGTTCAGCAAACTGCTGCGCGCCTGCGGCGCCGTGCCGGGACTGGAGCGGGTCCGCTTCACCTCACCCCACCCGCGCGACTTCACCGACGACGTGATCGCCGCCATGGCCGAGACCCCCAACGTGATGCCCCAGCTCCACATGCCCCTCCAATCGGGTTCGGACACGGTGCTCAAGGCCATGCGCCGCTCCTACCGGCAGGAGCGCTACCTCGGCATCATCGACAAGGTGCGCGCCGCCATCCCGGACGCCGCCATCACGACGGACATCATCGTCGGCTTCCCCGGTGAGACCGAGGAGGACTTCGAGGAGACCATGCACGTGGTGCGCGAGGCCCGTTTCGCGCAGGCGTTCACCTTCCAGTACTCGAAGCGCCCAGGGACGCCCGCCGCCGACATGGACGGCCAGATCCCCAAGCGGGTCGTGCAGGCGCGTTACGAGCGCCTGGTGGCCCTCCAGGACGAGATCTCCTGGGACGAGAACAAGAAGCAGGTCGGCCGCGTCCTCGACGTCATGGTCGCCGAGGGGGAGGGTCGCAAGGACGGCGCCACCCACCGGCTCTCCGGCCGCGCGCCCGACAACCGCCTGGTCCACTTCACCAAGCCCGACGAGCCGGTACGCCCCGGCGACGTGGTGACCGTCGAGATCACCTACGCCGCCCCGCACCACCTCCTCGCGGAAGGCCCCGCCGGCGCCGTACGGCGCACCGGCGCGGGCGACGCCTGGGAGAAGCGCAACGCCCTGCCCGCGCCGACCCCCGGTGTGATGCTGGGCCTGCCGACGGTGGGCGCCCCGGCCCCGCTGCCCGCCGTCAGTGGCGGCTGCGGCTGCGACTGA
- a CDS encoding class III extradiol dioxygenase subunit B-like domain-containing protein translates to MLVAAAVCPCPPLLVPEVAAGAAPELDAVRVACTDAVGVLAAARPDRLVVVGPAPLNGRGVHAQGTPGSFRTFGVDLDVRLGPAPVIDVSDASDASHSSPESDAPTGGDRVLPASLAVAAWLLARTGWSAAPLSGLGVGEALSVERCVSTGRDLVAGDDRVALLVMGDGSASRTVKAPGYLDERAAGFDAEVSRALGAADTAALRALDPDVAYELKAAGRAPWQVLAGAAEGRGLNGSLLYEDAPYGVGYPVAAWS, encoded by the coding sequence ATGCTTGTCGCCGCCGCTGTCTGCCCCTGCCCTCCGCTGCTCGTACCCGAGGTCGCCGCGGGGGCGGCGCCCGAACTGGACGCCGTACGCGTGGCCTGCACCGACGCTGTCGGAGTGCTGGCGGCCGCACGGCCCGACCGGCTTGTCGTCGTGGGGCCCGCGCCGCTGAACGGCCGGGGTGTCCACGCCCAGGGGACACCCGGCTCCTTCAGGACCTTCGGCGTCGACCTCGACGTCCGCCTCGGCCCCGCGCCGGTGATCGACGTATCCGACGCGTCCGATGCGTCCCACTCCTCCCCTGAGTCCGACGCTCCGACCGGAGGCGACCGGGTGCTGCCGGCGTCCCTCGCGGTCGCCGCGTGGTTGCTTGCGCGCACAGGGTGGTCCGCGGCGCCGCTGAGCGGGCTCGGTGTGGGGGAGGCACTCTCCGTCGAGCGGTGCGTCAGCACCGGACGTGACCTCGTGGCAGGCGACGACCGGGTGGCCCTGCTGGTCATGGGCGACGGCAGCGCGAGCCGCACGGTAAAGGCCCCCGGCTACCTCGACGAACGGGCCGCCGGGTTCGACGCCGAGGTGTCCCGTGCCCTTGGAGCGGCCGACACGGCCGCCCTGCGGGCCCTGGACCCGGATGTGGCGTACGAACTGAAGGCCGCAGGCCGTGCTCCCTGGCAGGTCCTCGCGGGCGCCGCAGAGGGCAGGGGACTGAACGGGAGCCTGCTGTACGAAGACGCCCCCTACGGCGTCGGCTATCCGGTCGCCGCCTGGTCGTAG
- a CDS encoding antitoxin, protein MGFLDNMKAKLGPAKDKVSDLAQQHGDKIGQGLDKAAKTVDQRTGGKYSDKIQSGTDKAKDAVDRMGSKGDGDGTPPSASPGGGV, encoded by the coding sequence ATGGGTTTCCTGGACAACATGAAAGCCAAACTCGGCCCCGCCAAGGACAAGGTCTCCGACCTCGCCCAGCAGCACGGCGACAAGATCGGGCAGGGTCTCGACAAAGCCGCGAAGACAGTGGACCAGCGGACCGGCGGCAAGTACAGCGACAAGATCCAGTCCGGTACGGACAAGGCCAAGGACGCCGTGGACCGGATGGGCTCCAAGGGCGACGGCGACGGCACTCCGCCGTCGGCCTCCCCAGGTGGCGGTGTCTGA
- the miaA gene encoding tRNA (adenosine(37)-N6)-dimethylallyltransferase MiaA, with the protein MSSAAPAPRVIAVVGPTAAGKSDLGVFLAQQLGGEVVNTDSMQLYRGMDIGTAKLTPEERGGVPHHLLDIWEVTEAASVAEYQRLARAHIDDLLARGRTPVLVGGSGLYIRGAVDHLEFPGTDPAVRARLEEELTADGPGALHARLAAADPAAARAILPSNGRRIVRALEVIEITGKPFTANLPGHDSVYDTVQIGVDVARPELDERIAARVDRMWEAGLVDEVRALEERGLREGRTASRALGYQQVLAALAGECSEGDARAETVRATKRFARRQDSWFRRDPRVHWLSGAQEEREELPGRALTLVERAVTA; encoded by the coding sequence GTGAGTAGCGCAGCTCCCGCACCGCGGGTCATCGCCGTCGTCGGGCCGACCGCGGCGGGAAAATCCGATCTGGGCGTCTTCCTCGCCCAACAGCTGGGTGGCGAAGTCGTCAACACCGACTCCATGCAGCTCTACCGGGGGATGGACATCGGCACCGCCAAGCTGACGCCCGAGGAGCGGGGCGGCGTCCCCCATCACCTCCTCGACATCTGGGAGGTGACCGAGGCGGCCAGCGTGGCCGAGTACCAGCGACTCGCCCGCGCCCACATCGACGATCTCCTCGCGCGCGGGCGCACGCCGGTGCTGGTTGGGGGTTCCGGGCTGTACATCCGCGGTGCCGTCGATCACCTGGAGTTCCCCGGCACCGACCCGGCCGTGAGGGCGCGTCTTGAGGAGGAGCTGACGGCCGACGGGCCCGGCGCCCTCCACGCCCGGCTCGCCGCCGCGGATCCTGCCGCGGCGCGGGCCATCCTCCCGAGCAACGGACGGCGGATCGTGCGTGCCCTTGAGGTCATCGAGATCACCGGCAAACCCTTCACGGCCAACCTCCCCGGCCATGATTCCGTCTACGACACGGTCCAGATCGGCGTGGACGTCGCCAGACCCGAGCTCGACGAGCGGATCGCCGCCAGGGTCGACCGCATGTGGGAGGCGGGCCTGGTCGACGAGGTCCGCGCCCTGGAGGAGCGGGGGCTGCGAGAGGGCCGTACCGCGTCCAGGGCCCTCGGCTACCAGCAGGTCCTCGCCGCCCTCGCGGGGGAGTGCTCCGAGGGCGACGCGCGCGCCGAGACCGTGCGGGCCACGAAGCGGTTCGCGCGCCGTCAGGACAGCTGGTTCAGGCGGGATCCCCGGGTGCACTGGCTGAGCGGTGCCCAGGAGGAGCGAGAGGAACTTCCGGGGCGCGCTCTGACGTTGGTCGAACGGGCGGTCACAGCCTGA
- the dapF gene encoding diaminopimelate epimerase: MSTRIAFLKGHGTENDFVIVPDPDNVIDLPAAAVAALCDRRAGIGADGVLHVVRSASHPEALAMAAEAEWFMDYRNGDGSVAEMCGNGVRVFARYLRRAGYVGAGDLAVATRGGVKTVHIAKAEGAGHEGDITVGMGKALLPGGDVTVTAAGRTYPALNVNMGNPHAVAFVDDLAEAGDLFSAPAYAPESAYPDGVNVEFVVDRAPRHVGVRVHERGSGETRSCGTGACAVAVAAARRDGVDPALTGEPVTYTVDLPGGRLTVTEHPDGHVDLTGAAVIIAEGEVELAGLSVISG; encoded by the coding sequence ATGAGTACGCGGATCGCCTTCCTCAAGGGGCACGGGACCGAGAACGACTTCGTGATCGTCCCCGACCCGGACAACGTCATCGACCTGCCGGCCGCCGCCGTCGCGGCCCTGTGCGACCGTCGGGCCGGCATCGGCGCGGACGGGGTGCTGCACGTCGTGCGGTCTGCGTCCCATCCCGAGGCTCTCGCCATGGCAGCGGAGGCCGAGTGGTTCATGGACTACCGCAACGGGGACGGTTCCGTCGCCGAGATGTGCGGGAACGGCGTGCGCGTCTTCGCCCGCTATCTGCGGCGCGCGGGGTACGTCGGCGCCGGGGATCTCGCCGTGGCGACGCGCGGCGGCGTCAAGACGGTCCACATCGCCAAGGCGGAGGGGGCGGGCCATGAGGGCGACATCACCGTCGGTATGGGCAAGGCACTGCTGCCCGGCGGTGACGTCACCGTGACGGCGGCCGGCCGCACCTACCCGGCGCTCAACGTCAACATGGGCAACCCGCACGCCGTCGCCTTCGTGGACGACCTCGCGGAGGCCGGGGATCTCTTCTCCGCCCCCGCGTACGCCCCGGAATCGGCGTACCCGGACGGTGTGAACGTCGAATTCGTCGTGGACCGCGCCCCCCGGCACGTCGGTGTACGCGTCCACGAGCGCGGCTCGGGGGAGACGCGCTCCTGCGGCACAGGAGCGTGCGCCGTGGCCGTCGCGGCGGCCCGCAGGGACGGCGTCGACCCGGCTCTGACCGGGGAACCCGTGACCTACACCGTCGACCTGCCAGGAGGCCGCCTGACGGTCACCGAGCACCCCGACGGCCACGTCGACCTGACGGGCGCCGCCGTGATCATCGCGGAGGGTGAGGTGGAGCTCGCCGGGCTCTCTGTCATTTCCGGCTAA
- a CDS encoding RelA/SpoT family protein yields the protein MSAEAMNPATPGAVPDAFPLTAAEQRPGEAPARRRGRPRIDLRRLGRAALMGPASRDRLPDAIGHVAEAHRAHYPHADLEPLRSAYVLAESSHRGQTRKSGEPYITHPLAVTLILAELGAETTTLTASLLHDTVEDTDVTLDQVGRQFGEEVRYLVDGVTKLEKVEYGAAAEPETFRKMLVATGNDVRVMSIKLADRLHNVRTLGVMRPEKQARIAKVTRDVLIPLAERLGVQALKTELEDLVFAILHPEEYEHTRKLIDEHAARPDPLAAIADEVRGVLREAGLSGEVHIRPRHFVSVHRVRRKRGELRGADFGRLLVLVNEDADCYGVLGELHTCFTPVVSQFKDFIAVPKFNLYQSLHTAVARRDGEVAEVLIRTHRMHKVAEAGVVALGNPYAAGLPAPEAPGQTGQEGTRPGGEGPEGERSDPTRPGWLSRFLDWQRSAPDSDTFWSTLREDLAQDREITVFRADGGSLGLPEGASCVDAAYAQYGEDAHAAMGARVNGRLATLSTVLSDGDTVQLLMGQGDIASSGPSPAWLDHTRTPGARIAIRRWLLAHPESPEPPARAATRPPFPAPSAPPAFADVIVDLPKATVRLAGCCTPVPPDAITAFAVRGGAVTVHRTECPGAAAMRGTGRAPVGAHWGETGECRVTLFAESFGRPRLLADLTEAIAQEGVAVISATVEPPSEQRVRHTYTLQLPDAALLPGLMRAMREVPGVYDVHRAQYAPTSART from the coding sequence ATGAGTGCAGAGGCAATGAACCCTGCGACGCCGGGTGCTGTCCCGGACGCGTTCCCGCTGACCGCCGCGGAACAACGCCCCGGTGAGGCCCCGGCCCGCAGGCGCGGCCGTCCCCGCATCGACCTGCGCAGGCTCGGCCGGGCGGCGCTCATGGGTCCGGCCTCCCGGGACCGTCTGCCGGACGCGATCGGCCATGTGGCGGAGGCCCACCGCGCGCACTACCCGCACGCCGACCTGGAGCCGCTGCGCAGCGCGTACGTACTCGCCGAGTCCTCGCACCGGGGGCAGACGCGCAAGAGCGGCGAGCCGTACATCACCCACCCGCTCGCGGTCACCCTGATCCTCGCGGAGCTCGGCGCCGAGACCACCACCCTGACCGCGTCCCTGCTCCACGACACCGTCGAGGACACGGACGTCACCCTTGACCAGGTGGGGAGGCAGTTCGGCGAGGAGGTCCGTTATCTCGTCGACGGCGTCACCAAACTGGAGAAGGTCGAGTACGGCGCCGCCGCGGAGCCCGAGACGTTCCGCAAAATGCTCGTCGCCACCGGAAACGACGTACGCGTCATGTCCATCAAGCTGGCCGACCGCCTCCACAACGTCCGCACCCTCGGCGTCATGCGCCCCGAGAAGCAGGCCCGCATCGCCAAGGTCACCCGCGACGTCCTCATCCCGCTCGCGGAACGGCTCGGGGTGCAGGCGCTCAAGACCGAACTTGAGGACCTGGTCTTCGCGATCCTCCACCCCGAGGAGTACGAGCACACCAGGAAGCTGATCGACGAGCACGCGGCCCGCCCGGACCCGCTGGCCGCCATCGCTGACGAAGTACGCGGCGTCCTGCGGGAGGCGGGCCTGTCGGGGGAGGTCCACATCCGTCCCCGGCACTTCGTCTCCGTCCACCGCGTCCGCCGTAAACGCGGTGAGCTGCGCGGCGCCGACTTCGGCCGCCTGCTCGTCCTGGTCAATGAGGACGCCGACTGCTACGGGGTCCTCGGAGAGCTGCACACCTGCTTCACACCGGTGGTCTCGCAGTTCAAGGACTTCATCGCGGTCCCCAAGTTCAACCTGTACCAGTCCCTGCACACGGCGGTGGCCAGGAGGGACGGCGAGGTCGCGGAAGTCCTGATCCGCACCCACCGGATGCACAAGGTCGCGGAGGCGGGCGTCGTGGCGCTCGGCAACCCCTACGCCGCGGGTCTGCCCGCGCCGGAGGCACCCGGACAGACCGGCCAGGAGGGGACACGCCCAGGCGGCGAAGGCCCCGAGGGCGAGCGCTCCGACCCCACCAGGCCTGGCTGGCTCTCCCGGTTCCTCGACTGGCAGCGCTCGGCCCCCGACTCCGACACCTTCTGGTCGACGCTCCGCGAGGACCTCGCCCAGGACCGGGAGATCACCGTCTTCCGCGCCGACGGCGGCTCGCTCGGCCTCCCGGAGGGCGCGAGCTGCGTGGACGCCGCCTACGCGCAGTACGGCGAGGACGCCCACGCGGCCATGGGCGCCCGGGTCAACGGCCGCCTCGCCACCCTCAGCACCGTCCTCAGTGACGGCGACACCGTGCAGCTCCTCATGGGACAGGGCGACATCGCGAGCAGCGGTCCCTCACCCGCGTGGCTGGACCACACACGTACGCCGGGGGCGCGTATCGCCATCAGGCGCTGGCTGCTCGCCCACCCGGAAAGCCCCGAGCCCCCGGCGCGGGCGGCCACCCGGCCCCCGTTCCCCGCCCCCTCGGCCCCTCCCGCCTTCGCCGACGTGATCGTGGACCTGCCCAAGGCGACCGTGCGGCTCGCGGGGTGCTGTACCCCGGTCCCGCCCGACGCCATCACCGCTTTCGCGGTACGCGGCGGGGCGGTGACCGTGCACCGCACGGAGTGTCCCGGAGCGGCCGCGATGCGTGGCACAGGCCGCGCCCCCGTCGGAGCGCACTGGGGGGAGACCGGAGAATGCCGTGTCACTCTCTTCGCCGAGTCCTTCGGCCGTCCCAGGCTCCTCGCCGACCTCACAGAAGCCATCGCCCAAGAGGGCGTGGCCGTCATCTCCGCCACGGTCGAGCCCCCCAGTGAGCAGCGCGTACGCCACACCTACACCCTCCAACTCCCTGACGCGGCACTGCTTCCCGGACTGATGCGAGCCATGCGGGAGGTCCCCGGCGTCTACGACGTGCACCGCGCCCAGTACGCACCGACGAGCGCCCGTACGTAG
- a CDS encoding M1 family metallopeptidase, which yields MPLTPLPPRRTVSSPSAHASPTVRPRRGTSRRKAVSLAALSLALVAAGSPPPEPLGIGDRLFPHLGNPGYDVSAYDISLTYRGDNRKPLDAVTVIDARPTRLLDRVNLDFSHGTVKSVLVNGEPARFASAEEDLVVTPEVPVAPGGPLRITVRHTSDPRTPKEGEGAGGWVRTADGLAMANQADAAHRVFPCNDHPSDKARFTFRVTAPRELTAVANGLQVGRPRTAGTDTTWTYKGAHPMATELAQVTIGDSAVPRRTGPHGLPLRDVVPAKDRDVLEPWLKKTPDHIAWMEGKVGRYPFETYGVLVGEAKTGFELETQTLSLFERHLFTDTRYPQWYVDSVLVHELAHQWFGDSVTPRTWSDLWLNEGHATWYEALFAQEHGDHPMEKRMRAAYTESDRWRAAGGPPAAPGAPSPGQKISIFRPVVYDGSALVLYALREEIGEAAFGRLERSWVSHHRDSTATTADFTRLASGIAGRDLTAFFHGWLYAKRTPPMPGHPDWKTGKETAGAKGSTAAKNPPAEKSGGPAAF from the coding sequence ATGCCGCTGACCCCGTTGCCGCCCCGCCGGACCGTGTCGTCTCCCTCCGCTCACGCCTCGCCGACGGTGCGCCCACGGCGCGGAACCTCCCGACGCAAGGCCGTTTCGCTCGCAGCCCTGTCCCTCGCCCTTGTCGCGGCGGGTTCACCACCGCCCGAGCCACTGGGGATCGGTGACCGGCTCTTCCCGCACCTCGGCAACCCCGGATATGACGTCTCCGCGTACGACATCTCCCTCACCTACCGGGGGGACAACCGGAAGCCGCTCGACGCCGTGACCGTGATCGACGCCCGCCCCACCCGCCTCCTGGACCGCGTCAACCTCGACTTCTCACACGGCACCGTGAAATCGGTCCTGGTCAACGGGGAGCCCGCCCGATTCGCCTCGGCCGAGGAGGACCTGGTCGTGACCCCCGAAGTACCGGTCGCGCCGGGCGGACCGCTGCGGATCACGGTGCGCCACACCAGCGATCCCCGAACCCCGAAGGAGGGGGAGGGCGCGGGCGGCTGGGTACGGACCGCGGACGGTCTGGCCATGGCCAATCAGGCCGACGCCGCACACCGTGTCTTCCCCTGCAACGACCACCCCTCCGACAAGGCGCGCTTCACCTTCCGCGTCACCGCGCCGCGCGAGCTGACCGCCGTGGCGAACGGGCTCCAGGTCGGGCGGCCCCGCACGGCGGGAACGGACACCACCTGGACGTACAAGGGCGCACACCCCATGGCCACAGAGCTGGCCCAGGTCACGATCGGTGACTCCGCGGTGCCACGCCGTACGGGGCCGCACGGCCTGCCCCTGCGCGACGTCGTCCCCGCCAAGGACAGGGACGTTCTGGAGCCGTGGCTGAAGAAGACCCCGGACCACATCGCCTGGATGGAGGGGAAGGTCGGCCGCTACCCCTTCGAGACATACGGAGTCCTCGTGGGCGAGGCCAAGACCGGGTTCGAACTGGAGACACAGACGCTGTCCCTCTTCGAACGGCACCTCTTCACCGACACCCGCTATCCCCAGTGGTACGTCGACTCGGTCCTGGTCCACGAACTGGCCCACCAGTGGTTCGGCGACAGCGTCACCCCCCGTACCTGGTCCGACCTCTGGCTCAACGAGGGGCACGCGACCTGGTACGAGGCGCTGTTCGCGCAGGAGCACGGAGACCACCCCATGGAGAAGCGGATGCGCGCCGCCTACACGGAATCGGACCGCTGGCGGGCGGCCGGCGGGCCACCGGCCGCGCCCGGCGCGCCTTCTCCAGGGCAGAAGATCAGCATCTTCAGGCCCGTGGTGTACGACGGCAGCGCGCTCGTCCTCTACGCGTTGCGGGAGGAGATCGGGGAGGCCGCGTTCGGCCGGCTGGAGCGCTCCTGGGTGAGTCACCACCGCGACTCCACGGCCACGACGGCCGACTTCACACGGCTGGCCTCCGGCATCGCGGGACGCGACCTGACCGCCTTCTTCCACGGCTGGCTCTACGCGAAGCGGACACCGCCGATGCCGGGGCACCCCGACTGGAAGACGGGCAAGGAGACCGCCGGGGCCAAGGGCTCCACGGCGGCGAAGAACCCGCCTGCTGAGAAGTCGGGGGGACCGGCGGCTTTTTGA
- the hflX gene encoding GTPase HflX has protein sequence MTSSSSPSQDAMHVMDAQDVPGTAPEPAEGLRADALMEEDVAWSKDIDGDRDGEQFDRSERAALRRVAGLSTELEDVTEVEYRQLRLERVVLVGVWTSGTVKDAENSLAELAALAETAGAMVLDGVIQRRDKPDPATYIGSGKALELRDIVLESGADTVVCDGELSPGQLIHLEDVVKVKVVDRTALILDIFAQHAKSREGKAQVSLAQMQYMLPRLRGWGQSLSRQMGGGGSGSSGGGMATRGPGETKIETDRRRIREKMAKMRREIAAMKTGREIKRQERRRNKVPSVAIAGYTNAGKSSLLNRLTGAGVLVENSLFATLDPTVRRAETPSGRVYTLADTVGFVRHLPHHLVEAFRSTMEEVGDSDLILHVVDGSHPAPEEQLASVREVIRDVGATGVPEIVIINKADAADPLVLQRLLRVEKRAMAVSARTGAGIAELLALIDAELPRPGVEIEALVPYTDGHFISRVHTEGEVISEEHVAEGTLLKALVHEELAFDLEPFALAAH, from the coding sequence ATGACCTCCTCTTCTTCCCCTTCCCAGGATGCGATGCACGTGATGGACGCACAGGACGTGCCGGGCACTGCGCCCGAGCCCGCCGAGGGTCTTCGGGCCGATGCCCTGATGGAAGAGGACGTCGCCTGGAGCAAAGACATCGACGGCGATCGGGACGGCGAGCAGTTCGACCGGTCGGAGCGCGCGGCCCTGCGCCGCGTGGCGGGCCTCTCCACGGAACTCGAAGACGTCACCGAGGTCGAGTACCGCCAGCTGCGCCTCGAACGGGTGGTGCTGGTCGGCGTGTGGACCTCCGGCACCGTCAAGGACGCGGAGAACTCCCTGGCAGAGCTGGCCGCACTGGCGGAGACCGCTGGAGCGATGGTGCTCGACGGTGTCATCCAGCGCCGCGACAAGCCGGATCCGGCGACCTACATCGGCTCGGGCAAGGCGCTCGAACTGCGGGACATCGTGCTCGAAAGCGGAGCCGACACCGTGGTCTGCGACGGTGAGTTGAGCCCGGGACAGCTGATCCACCTTGAGGACGTCGTCAAGGTCAAGGTGGTCGACAGGACCGCTCTGATCCTCGACATCTTCGCCCAGCACGCCAAGTCGCGTGAGGGCAAGGCCCAGGTGTCTCTCGCCCAGATGCAGTACATGCTGCCGAGGCTGCGCGGCTGGGGCCAGTCGCTCTCCCGTCAGATGGGTGGCGGTGGTTCGGGCTCCTCGGGCGGCGGGATGGCCACCCGTGGTCCCGGTGAGACCAAGATCGAGACGGACCGTCGCCGTATCCGCGAGAAGATGGCGAAGATGCGCCGGGAGATCGCGGCCATGAAGACCGGCCGTGAGATCAAGCGCCAGGAGCGCCGCCGCAACAAGGTGCCCTCCGTCGCCATCGCCGGTTACACCAACGCGGGCAAGTCGTCCTTGCTCAACCGCCTCACCGGCGCCGGAGTCCTGGTGGAGAACTCGCTGTTCGCCACCCTCGACCCGACCGTGCGCAGGGCCGAGACGCCGAGCGGTCGGGTGTACACCCTGGCCGACACCGTCGGTTTCGTCAGGCACCTGCCGCACCACCTCGTCGAGGCGTTCCGCTCCACGATGGAGGAGGTCGGGGACTCCGATCTCATCCTGCACGTCGTGGACGGCTCGCACCCCGCGCCCGAGGAGCAGCTTGCGTCCGTCCGTGAGGTGATCCGCGACGTGGGCGCCACCGGAGTGCCCGAGATCGTCATCATCAACAAGGCGGACGCGGCGGACCCGTTGGTCCTGCAACGACTGCTGCGCGTGGAGAAGCGCGCGATGGCGGTGTCCGCACGTACCGGCGCCGGTATCGCCGAACTTCTGGCGCTCATCGACGCGGAGCTCCCGAGGCCCGGCGTCGAAATCGAGGCCCTCGTCCCGTACACCGACGGGCACTTCATCTCGCGCGTCCACACCGAGGGCGAGGTGATCTCCGAGGAGCACGTGGCGGAGGGCACCCTGCTCAAGGCGCTGGTCCATGAGGAACTGGCCTTCGACCTGGAGCCGTTCGCCCTCGCCGCACACTGA